In Pseudomonas rhizosphaerae, one DNA window encodes the following:
- the yedA gene encoding drug/metabolite exporter YedA — translation MPAQSRFPLLLIGAFLALYFVWGSTYLFIRIGVESWPPLLMAGVRFLIAGTILYAFLRLRGAPNPTWPQWRAAGCVGILLLSCGNGGVTVAEHAGVSSGVAALAVATVPLFTLFFGLFRGQRNTRLEWAGIVLGLVGIGLLNLGSNLQASPLGAALLIFAAAAWAFGSVWSRSLPLPQGAMAAAAEMLIGGAVLLLGSLISGERMQQWPTPAGWGALAYLVCFGSILAFSAYMYLLKHVRPAAATSYAYVNPAVAVLLGILFAGEHIGVEECVAMAVIIGAVVLIGVPQWRKAKA, via the coding sequence ATGCCTGCCCAATCCCGTTTCCCCTTGTTGCTCATCGGCGCCTTTCTGGCCCTGTACTTCGTCTGGGGTTCGACCTACCTGTTCATTCGTATCGGTGTCGAGTCGTGGCCGCCGTTGCTGATGGCCGGGGTGCGCTTTCTCATCGCTGGGACGATTCTCTATGCCTTCCTGCGCCTGCGTGGCGCGCCCAACCCGACCTGGCCGCAGTGGCGCGCGGCCGGGTGCGTGGGGATCCTGTTGCTCAGTTGCGGCAACGGCGGCGTGACGGTCGCCGAACATGCGGGCGTATCGTCTGGCGTCGCGGCGCTGGCTGTGGCCACCGTGCCGTTGTTCACCCTGTTCTTCGGTCTGTTCCGCGGCCAGCGCAACACCCGCCTGGAGTGGGCCGGCATCGTTCTGGGGTTGGTCGGTATCGGCCTGCTCAACCTGGGCTCAAACCTGCAGGCGAGCCCGTTGGGCGCAGCGCTGCTGATCTTCGCCGCGGCCGCCTGGGCCTTCGGCTCGGTCTGGAGCCGCAGCCTGCCCTTGCCCCAGGGCGCCATGGCTGCGGCGGCGGAAATGCTCATCGGCGGCGCGGTGCTGCTGCTGGGCAGCCTGATCTCGGGCGAGCGCATGCAGCAATGGCCCACGCCTGCGGGCTGGGGCGCGCTGGCCTACCTTGTGTGCTTCGGCTCGATCCTGGCCTTCAGTGCCTACATGTACCTGCTCAAGCATGTGCGCCCGGCGGCGGCCACCAGCTATGCCTACGTCAACCCGGCGGTAGCCGTACTGCTGGGCATCCTGTTCGCCGGCGAGCACATCGGCGTCGAGGAATGCGTGGCCATGGCGGTGATCATCGGCGCGGTGGTGTTGATCGGCGTGCCGCAATGGCGCAAGGCGAAAGCCTAG
- the rutA gene encoding pyrimidine utilization protein A, which translates to MDIGVFTPIGNNGWLISENAPQYLPTFELNKQIVQKAEHYGFDFALSMIKLRGFGGKTEFWEHNMESFTLMAGLAAVTSKIQLFATVATLTIPPAITARMAATIDSISNGRFGVNLVTGWQKPEYEQMGLWPGDEFFGTRYQYLGEYAQVLRDLWSTGRSDFKGEHFTMQDCRVSPRPQADMKLICAGQSEAGMAFSAQYADYNFCFGKGVNTPTAFAPTAQALLEANKKTGRHVTSCVLFMIIAADTDEAARARWEHIKAGADQEAIAWLGEKGSADKGASSNLRQMADPTSAVNINMGTLVGSWASVARMLDEVASVPGTQGVMLTFDDFVQGIEDFGRKIQPLMSSRQHVMPTLEAV; encoded by the coding sequence ATGGATATCGGTGTTTTCACTCCTATTGGCAACAACGGCTGGCTGATTTCCGAAAACGCGCCGCAGTACTTGCCCACCTTCGAATTGAACAAGCAGATCGTGCAGAAGGCCGAGCACTACGGCTTCGACTTCGCGCTGTCGATGATCAAGTTGCGTGGCTTCGGCGGCAAGACGGAATTCTGGGAACACAACATGGAATCCTTCACGCTGATGGCCGGCCTTGCCGCCGTCACCAGCAAGATCCAGTTGTTCGCCACGGTCGCCACGCTGACCATTCCACCTGCCATCACCGCGCGCATGGCGGCGACCATCGACTCGATTTCCAACGGCCGCTTCGGGGTCAACCTGGTGACCGGCTGGCAGAAACCGGAGTACGAGCAGATGGGCCTGTGGCCCGGCGATGAATTCTTCGGCACCCGCTATCAGTACCTGGGCGAATACGCGCAGGTACTGCGCGACCTGTGGAGCACCGGGCGCAGCGATTTCAAGGGTGAACATTTCACCATGCAGGACTGCCGTGTCAGCCCGCGTCCGCAGGCCGACATGAAGCTCATCTGCGCCGGCCAGAGCGAGGCGGGCATGGCCTTCTCGGCGCAGTACGCCGACTACAACTTCTGCTTCGGCAAAGGCGTGAACACCCCGACCGCGTTCGCGCCCACGGCCCAGGCGCTGCTCGAAGCCAACAAGAAGACCGGGCGCCACGTGACCTCCTGCGTGCTGTTCATGATCATCGCCGCCGACACCGACGAAGCCGCCCGCGCGCGCTGGGAGCACATCAAGGCCGGCGCCGATCAGGAAGCCATCGCCTGGCTGGGCGAGAAGGGCTCGGCAGACAAGGGCGCAAGCTCCAACCTGCGGCAGATGGCAGACCCTACCTCGGCGGTCAACATCAACATGGGCACCCTGGTCGGTTCCTGGGCCAGCGTGGCGCGCATGCTCGACGAAGTCGCCAGCGTGCCGGGCACCCAGGGCGTGATGCTGACGTTCGATGATTTCGTGCAAGGCATCGAAGACTTCGGCCGCAAGATCCAGCCGCTGATGAGCAGCCGCCAGCACGTGATGCCCACTTTGGAGGCCGTATGA
- the rutR gene encoding HTH-type transcriptional regulator RutR, with product MKEQPPADKPRAKRARNVKPKPVVKATREPSAAALKRRLQLMESKRTAILGAALDVFSRYGLHGSSLDQVATRADVSKTNLLYYFSSKDDLYLSVLRQLLEVWLSPLQYFTADKNPVEAIGAYIKAKLELSRDHAAESRLFCMEIMQGAPLMLSELQQPLRETVDTKVAVIEHWIATGQLAPVNPHHFIFSLWATTQHYADFRTQVEAVTGKTLHDPQFFEEVLVGLRGLILDGVRPRPA from the coding sequence GTGAAAGAACAGCCCCCCGCTGACAAGCCCCGTGCCAAGCGCGCACGCAACGTCAAGCCCAAGCCTGTGGTCAAGGCGACCCGAGAGCCGAGCGCTGCGGCACTCAAGCGCCGGTTGCAACTGATGGAAAGCAAACGCACCGCGATACTGGGCGCCGCGCTGGATGTGTTCTCCCGCTATGGCCTGCACGGCAGCAGCCTCGACCAGGTGGCCACTCGGGCCGACGTCTCCAAGACCAACCTGCTGTACTACTTTTCCAGCAAGGACGATCTCTACCTGAGCGTGCTCAGGCAGTTGCTGGAAGTCTGGCTGAGCCCCTTGCAGTACTTCACCGCCGACAAGAACCCGGTCGAAGCGATCGGCGCCTATATCAAGGCCAAGCTCGAACTGTCCCGCGATCACGCGGCAGAGTCGCGTCTGTTCTGCATGGAGATCATGCAGGGTGCGCCGCTGATGCTCAGCGAATTGCAGCAACCGTTGCGCGAAACCGTCGACACCAAGGTGGCCGTGATCGAGCACTGGATCGCGACGGGCCAGTTGGCGCCGGTCAACCCGCACCACTTCATTTTCTCGCTGTGGGCAACCACCCAGCATTACGCCGACTTCCGCACCCAGGTCGAGGCCGTGACCGGCAAGACCCTGCACGATCCGCAGTTTTTCGAAGAGGTCCTGGTGGGGTTGCGCGGTTTGATACTCGATGGCGTGCGGCCGAGACCTGCGTGA
- a CDS encoding PolC-type DNA polymerase III, with protein MERIAVIDFETTGISPNMGCRATEIAVVMLERGEIVGRYQSLMNAGLPVPGFVASLTGITTAMVRKAPPAAEVMAEVAEFVGSTPLLAHNASFDQKFWDHELSLLRRERVQSFACSMLMARRLFPGAPNHKLGTLTQWAKLPHTGQAHRAMADAEMAANLTQHLALELRERHGLAEVSHGLFCKLQKVPMAKMREALQKHRLG; from the coding sequence TTGGAACGCATTGCTGTCATCGACTTCGAAACCACCGGCATCTCGCCGAACATGGGTTGCCGCGCCACGGAAATCGCCGTGGTCATGCTTGAGCGCGGCGAAATCGTCGGGCGCTATCAGAGCCTGATGAACGCCGGCCTGCCCGTGCCTGGCTTCGTTGCCAGCCTGACCGGCATCACCACGGCCATGGTGCGCAAGGCGCCGCCGGCGGCCGAGGTCATGGCCGAAGTGGCCGAGTTCGTTGGCAGCACGCCGTTGCTGGCGCACAACGCCTCTTTCGACCAGAAGTTCTGGGATCACGAGCTGAGCCTGCTGCGCCGCGAGCGGGTGCAGAGCTTTGCCTGCTCGATGCTGATGGCCCGGCGCCTGTTCCCCGGCGCACCGAATCACAAGCTGGGCACCTTGACCCAGTGGGCGAAACTGCCGCACACCGGCCAGGCTCACCGGGCCATGGCCGATGCCGAGATGGCCGCCAACCTGACCCAGCACCTGGCGCTGGAGCTGCGCGAACGGCACGGGCTGGCCGAGGTGTCCCACGGGTTGTTCTGCAAGTTGCAGAAAGTGCCAATGGCGAAGATGCGCGAGGCGTTGCAGAAGCATCGGTTGGGGTAG
- the rutF gene encoding NADH-dependent FMN reductase RutF has product MNVPHSIPVERQAFRDAMAGLAAAVNVITTDGPHGRAGFTATAVCSVTDQPPTLLVCINRGASVYESFTGNGMVCVNTLGNGQQALSNAFGGKTAQEERFATGHWSQGVTGAPILEGAKLSFDCRITSSTSVGTHDILICEVLDIRQQNEADVLVYFARRYHELAGTQASV; this is encoded by the coding sequence ATGAACGTGCCCCATTCGATTCCCGTCGAGCGTCAAGCCTTCCGCGATGCCATGGCAGGGCTAGCCGCTGCGGTGAACGTGATCACCACCGACGGCCCCCACGGGCGGGCGGGATTCACCGCCACGGCGGTGTGCAGCGTGACCGATCAGCCACCGACGCTGCTGGTGTGCATCAATCGCGGGGCTTCGGTGTACGAGTCTTTCACAGGCAACGGCATGGTGTGCGTGAACACCCTGGGCAATGGCCAGCAAGCCCTGTCCAACGCCTTCGGCGGCAAGACTGCTCAAGAGGAGCGCTTTGCAACGGGTCACTGGAGCCAGGGGGTGACCGGCGCGCCGATTCTGGAGGGTGCCAAGCTGTCCTTCGATTGCCGGATCACCAGCAGCACCAGCGTCGGCACCCACGACATTCTCATCTGCGAGGTGCTGGACATTCGCCAGCAGAACGAAGCCGATGTGCTGGTCTATTTCGCTCGCCGCTACCACGAACTGGCGGGTACTCAAGCCAGCGTGTGA
- a CDS encoding NYN domain-containing protein, with product MKKIAVFADVQNLYYTVRQAYGCHFNYAALWADIGQRGQIVEAYAYAIDRGDSKQQQFQQILRNLGFTVKLKPYIQRSDGSAKGDWDVGITIDIMDAADHVDEIVLASGDGDFDLLLDRIIGKHGVEAVAYGVPGLTANSLIRAATRYVPIEGALLLKN from the coding sequence GTGAAGAAGATCGCGGTGTTCGCCGATGTACAGAACCTTTACTACACCGTGCGCCAGGCCTACGGCTGTCATTTCAACTATGCCGCACTGTGGGCCGACATCGGCCAGCGCGGGCAGATCGTCGAGGCCTATGCCTACGCCATCGACCGTGGCGACAGCAAGCAGCAGCAGTTCCAGCAGATCCTGCGCAACCTCGGCTTCACGGTCAAACTCAAGCCCTACATCCAGCGCAGCGACGGCTCGGCCAAGGGCGACTGGGATGTGGGCATCACCATCGATATCATGGACGCCGCCGATCACGTCGACGAGATCGTGCTCGCCTCGGGCGATGGCGACTTCGACCTGCTGCTCGACCGCATCATCGGCAAGCATGGCGTCGAGGCCGTGGCCTATGGAGTGCCCGGCCTGACCGCCAACTCACTGATCCGCGCCGCCACCCGCTACGTGCCCATCGAAGGTGCGTTGCTGCTGAAGAATTGA
- the rutC gene encoding pyrimidine utilization protein C, with product MSKRSIIPAGTGKPLAPFVPGSMADGVLYVSGTLPFDKDNNVVHVGDATAQTRHVLEIIKGVVEAAGGTLDDVTFNMIMIRDWADYAQVNEVYAEYFAGEKPARYCIQCGLVKPDALIEIASIAHIG from the coding sequence ATGAGCAAACGATCGATTATCCCAGCCGGCACCGGCAAGCCCCTGGCCCCTTTCGTTCCGGGTTCCATGGCCGATGGCGTGCTGTACGTGTCGGGCACGTTGCCATTCGACAAGGACAACAATGTGGTGCACGTGGGCGACGCGACGGCGCAGACCCGCCATGTGCTGGAGATCATCAAGGGCGTGGTCGAAGCGGCCGGCGGCACCTTGGATGACGTGACCTTCAACATGATCATGATCCGTGACTGGGCCGACTACGCCCAGGTCAACGAGGTGTACGCCGAGTACTTCGCCGGCGAGAAGCCTGCGCGCTATTGCATCCAGTGCGGCTTGGTCAAACCTGACGCGCTGATCGAAATCGCCAGCATTGCGCACATCGGCTGA
- a CDS encoding DUF2076 domain-containing protein, which produces MNTDEQSLIDGLFTRLQQAEKEGSARDVQADERIKGHVSAQPAAPYYMAQAILVQEAAIKRLSEQNQQLQTELQQARSQPAPAQQGGGGFLSSIFGGGNRDAQQPARALQPQGNGWREPARQAPAYQPPPQQNYAAPGAQAPAGGGFMRGALQTAAGVAGGVMLAQGISSLFHHDNPQEIVEVIKEEPAQASDSGGWNDSGDAQQVSNDSWNDQGGLADAGYDSSGDSGFFSDDDDFV; this is translated from the coding sequence ATGAACACTGATGAACAAAGCCTGATCGACGGTCTGTTCACCCGCCTCCAGCAGGCCGAAAAAGAGGGCAGTGCGCGCGATGTGCAGGCCGACGAGCGCATCAAAGGGCATGTCTCCGCCCAGCCCGCCGCGCCCTATTACATGGCCCAGGCGATCCTGGTCCAGGAAGCGGCGATCAAGCGCTTGAGCGAGCAGAACCAGCAGTTGCAGACCGAGTTGCAACAGGCGCGCAGTCAACCTGCTCCAGCGCAGCAGGGCGGTGGTGGTTTTCTGTCGAGCATTTTCGGCGGCGGCAACCGCGACGCGCAGCAACCGGCGCGGGCGCTGCAGCCACAGGGCAACGGCTGGCGCGAACCGGCCCGCCAGGCGCCGGCGTACCAGCCGCCACCACAGCAGAACTATGCTGCCCCGGGTGCTCAGGCGCCAGCAGGTGGCGGCTTCATGCGGGGCGCGTTGCAGACGGCTGCCGGTGTTGCCGGCGGTGTGATGCTGGCGCAGGGCATCAGCAGCCTGTTTCACCACGACAACCCGCAGGAGATCGTCGAGGTGATCAAGGAAGAACCGGCCCAGGCCAGCGACAGCGGTGGCTGGAACGACAGCGGTGACGCCCAGCAGGTGAGCAATGACAGCTGGAACGACCAGGGCGGGTTGGCGGATGCCGGTTATGACAGCAGCGGCGACAGTGGCTTCTTTTCCGACGATGATGATTTTGTGTAA
- the rutB gene encoding pyrimidine utilization protein B yields the protein MNLPVNVAGVSLPQDAHPARELPARPEALRMKASETALVVVDMQNAYATLGGYLDLAGFDVSSTGPVIAAIEKALVAARAAGISVIFLQNGWDADYVEAGGPGSPNWHKSNALKTMRKRPELQGQLLAKGGWDYALVDQLKPQPGDIVVPKTRYSAFFNSTFDSTLRARGIRNLVFTGIATNVCVESTLRDGFHLEYFGVVLADATHQAGPAFAQQAALFNIETFFGWVSSVDDFCTTFAPVGAVS from the coding sequence ATGAATTTGCCCGTGAACGTCGCCGGTGTGTCCCTGCCGCAGGACGCGCACCCCGCCCGTGAACTTCCCGCCCGCCCCGAAGCCCTGCGCATGAAGGCCAGCGAAACCGCGCTGGTGGTGGTCGACATGCAGAACGCGTACGCCACTTTGGGCGGCTACCTGGACCTGGCCGGCTTCGATGTATCGAGCACAGGCCCGGTGATCGCGGCCATCGAGAAAGCCCTCGTGGCAGCGCGCGCGGCAGGTATTTCGGTGATCTTCCTGCAGAACGGCTGGGATGCCGACTACGTCGAGGCGGGCGGGCCCGGCTCCCCCAACTGGCACAAGTCCAATGCCCTGAAAACCATGCGCAAGCGCCCCGAGTTGCAAGGCCAGCTGCTGGCCAAGGGCGGTTGGGACTATGCCCTGGTCGATCAGCTCAAGCCCCAGCCCGGCGATATCGTGGTCCCGAAAACCCGCTACAGCGCGTTCTTCAACTCCACGTTCGACAGCACCCTGCGCGCTCGCGGCATCCGCAACCTGGTGTTCACCGGCATCGCCACCAATGTCTGCGTGGAGTCGACCCTGCGCGACGGTTTCCATCTGGAGTATTTCGGCGTGGTGCTGGCGGACGCCACCCACCAGGCCGGGCCGGCGTTCGCGCAGCAGGCAGCGCTGTTCAACATCGAAACCTTCTTCGGCTGGGTCTCCAGCGTCGACGACTTCTGCACCACCTTCGCCCCTGTCGGGGCTGTTTCCTGA
- a CDS encoding BMP family ABC transporter substrate-binding protein, with protein sequence MIKTLLPGMLLAASACGTGTAAYAEGLTLKGPAKIAMVYISPRNDGGWTQAFDEARIKLEKSLDQKIQYVESVPENAAAITPVVDRLIARGANIIIGTAFGYSDTFLALAKKYPDVAFLNGSGTTNAANLESFYGRTYESQYLCGMAAGATSKSGKLGFVAANPFGQVNWTINAYELGAQQINPAATVTVIYTGAWNDPVKERAATMALIDNGVDVIGQHVDSPTPQIVAQERGIHGTGHHRDLSEFAPKATVCSSMWVWDRFLTPEVKKIMAGNWVPQANGALLSMQQGGTDISLTQDAVISPENRAKIDAARAELLAGTKTLYTGPMADRDGQQRLAPGQVMSDPELWKMDWFVKGVMTQQ encoded by the coding sequence ATGATCAAGACACTGCTACCGGGAATGTTGCTTGCCGCTTCGGCCTGTGGGACAGGCACTGCTGCCTACGCCGAGGGATTGACCCTCAAGGGCCCGGCCAAGATCGCCATGGTCTACATCAGCCCGCGCAACGACGGTGGCTGGACCCAGGCATTCGACGAAGCCCGCATCAAGCTGGAAAAGAGCCTGGATCAGAAGATCCAGTACGTCGAGAGCGTTCCCGAAAACGCCGCGGCCATCACGCCGGTGGTCGACCGCCTGATCGCTCGCGGCGCCAACATCATCATCGGCACGGCGTTCGGCTATTCCGACACCTTCCTGGCGTTGGCGAAGAAATACCCCGACGTGGCCTTCCTCAACGGTTCGGGCACCACCAACGCCGCGAACCTCGAGTCCTTCTACGGCCGTACCTACGAAAGCCAGTACCTGTGCGGCATGGCGGCGGGCGCGACGTCGAAGTCGGGCAAGCTGGGCTTCGTGGCCGCCAACCCCTTCGGCCAGGTCAACTGGACCATCAACGCGTACGAACTGGGCGCGCAGCAAATCAACCCTGCGGCCACGGTCACGGTCATCTACACCGGCGCCTGGAACGACCCGGTCAAGGAACGCGCTGCCACCATGGCGCTGATCGACAACGGCGTCGACGTGATTGGCCAGCACGTGGACAGCCCTACGCCGCAGATCGTCGCCCAGGAGCGCGGCATTCATGGCACCGGTCACCACCGGGACCTGAGCGAGTTCGCGCCCAAGGCCACCGTGTGCTCGTCGATGTGGGTGTGGGACCGTTTCCTCACCCCTGAAGTGAAGAAGATCATGGCCGGCAACTGGGTTCCCCAGGCCAATGGCGCCTTGCTGTCGATGCAGCAGGGCGGCACCGACATCAGCCTGACCCAGGACGCCGTGATCAGCCCCGAGAACCGAGCCAAGATCGACGCCGCGCGGGCCGAGCTGCTGGCCGGCACCAAGACGCTCTATACCGGGCCCATGGCTGACCGTGATGGCCAGCAGCGGCTTGCTCCAGGCCAGGTCATGAGCGATCCGGAGCTGTGGAAAATGGACTGGTTCGTCAAAGGCGTGATGACCCAGCAATGA
- a CDS encoding DEAD/DEAH box helicase, translating into MTFATLGLIEPLQRALETLGYQTPTPVQAQAIPAVLAGRDLMAAAQTGTGKTAGFALPLLQLLAMEGPKVASNSVRALVLCPTRELAEQVHANIVEYGEHLPLSTYAVYGGVSINPQMMKLRKGVDLLVATPGRLLDLYRQNAVKFSQLQTLVLDEADRMLDLGFSEELRDIYAALPKKRQTLLFSATFSDSIRLLAGQMLNDPLSIEVSPRNVAASSVQQWIVPVDKKRKAELFCHLLKKQRWKQVLVFAKTRNGVDALVEKLQGLGINADGIHGDKPQATRQRALDRFKASEVQILVATDVAARGLDIDDLPLVVNFDLPIVAEDYIHRIGRTGRAGATGEAISLVCADEVQLLSAIETLTRQTLKRVDEPDFVPDHRVPDTDASGQVVKKPKKPKKPKVSGSKKNLGKWVDSGDSPVDATPVVKPVRKVPVFNTGPRKRKP; encoded by the coding sequence ATGACATTCGCCACCCTTGGCCTGATCGAACCCCTGCAACGCGCCCTTGAAACGCTTGGCTACCAGACGCCGACCCCGGTGCAGGCGCAGGCCATTCCCGCAGTGCTGGCGGGTCGCGACCTGATGGCCGCCGCCCAGACCGGCACTGGCAAGACCGCCGGTTTTGCCTTGCCGTTGCTGCAGTTGCTGGCCATGGAAGGGCCCAAGGTGGCAAGCAACTCGGTGCGTGCCCTGGTGCTGTGCCCCACGCGCGAGCTGGCCGAGCAGGTTCACGCCAATATCGTCGAGTACGGCGAGCACCTGCCGTTGAGCACCTATGCGGTGTACGGCGGCGTGAGCATCAATCCGCAGATGATGAAACTGCGCAAGGGCGTCGATCTGCTGGTCGCCACACCGGGGCGCCTGCTCGATCTGTACCGACAGAACGCGGTCAAGTTCTCCCAGTTGCAGACCCTGGTGCTGGACGAGGCCGACCGCATGCTCGACCTGGGCTTTTCCGAGGAGCTGCGGGATATCTACGCGGCCCTACCGAAGAAGCGCCAGACCTTGCTGTTCTCGGCGACCTTTTCCGATTCCATCCGCCTGCTTGCCGGGCAGATGCTCAACGACCCGCTGAGCATCGAAGTCAGCCCGCGCAACGTCGCCGCCAGCTCGGTGCAGCAGTGGATCGTCCCGGTGGACAAGAAGCGCAAGGCGGAGCTGTTCTGCCATCTGCTGAAGAAGCAGCGCTGGAAGCAGGTGCTGGTGTTCGCCAAGACTCGTAACGGCGTGGACGCGCTGGTCGAGAAGCTGCAGGGTCTGGGCATCAACGCCGACGGCATCCACGGCGACAAGCCCCAGGCCACGCGCCAGCGTGCGCTGGATCGCTTCAAGGCTTCAGAGGTGCAGATCCTGGTGGCCACCGATGTCGCCGCGCGCGGGCTGGACATCGACGATTTGCCCCTGGTGGTCAACTTCGACCTGCCGATCGTGGCCGAAGACTACATTCATCGCATCGGCCGTACCGGCCGGGCGGGGGCCACGGGGGAAGCGATCTCGCTGGTCTGCGCCGACGAAGTGCAGTTGCTGTCGGCCATTGAGACACTGACCCGGCAGACGTTGAAGCGCGTCGACGAACCGGACTTCGTGCCTGACCACCGAGTGCCGGACACCGATGCCAGCGGTCAGGTGGTGAAGAAGCCGAAAAAACCGAAGAAGCCCAAGGTCAGCGGTAGCAAGAAGAACCTGGGTAAGTGGGTCGACAGCGGTGATTCACCGGTGGATGCGACTCCTGTGGTCAAGCCGGTGCGCAAGGTGCCGGTGTTCAATACAGGGCCGCGCAAGCGTAAGCCTTGA
- the rutD gene encoding pyrimidine utilization protein D: MYHALHGRLDADAPTLVLSSGLGGSAGFWAGDLAALGEHFRVVTYDHAGTGRSPAQLPEGYSIEHMAEELLGLLDELGIERCHFMGHALGGLVGLALAALQPQRLSSLVLINAWSSPNPHSARCFAVRKNLLRNSGAEAYVQAQALFLYPADWIASNGARLAADEAHALAHFPSHDNLLRRINALETFDIESRLAGIDTPALVIANRDDMLVPWQRSRHLAEHLPNAKLVVLEYGGHASSVSDPQPFHHAVLDYFQGLSL, encoded by the coding sequence ATGTACCACGCCCTACACGGTCGGCTGGATGCCGACGCACCCACCCTGGTACTGAGTTCGGGGCTCGGCGGTTCGGCCGGGTTCTGGGCCGGCGACCTGGCGGCGCTCGGCGAGCATTTTCGCGTCGTGACCTACGATCATGCCGGCACCGGACGCAGCCCTGCGCAATTGCCCGAGGGCTACAGCATCGAGCATATGGCCGAAGAACTGCTGGGGCTACTCGACGAACTCGGGATCGAGCGCTGCCATTTCATGGGCCATGCCCTCGGTGGCCTGGTTGGATTGGCGCTGGCCGCGCTGCAGCCCCAGCGCTTGAGCAGCCTGGTGCTGATCAATGCCTGGAGCAGCCCCAATCCACACAGTGCGCGCTGTTTTGCCGTGCGCAAGAACCTGTTGCGTAACAGTGGCGCCGAGGCCTACGTGCAGGCGCAGGCGTTGTTCCTGTACCCGGCCGACTGGATTGCCAGCAACGGTGCGCGCCTGGCCGCAGACGAGGCCCATGCGCTGGCGCATTTCCCCAGCCATGACAATCTGCTGCGGCGGATCAACGCGCTGGAAACCTTCGACATCGAATCGCGCCTGGCGGGCATCGACACGCCTGCGCTGGTGATCGCCAACCGTGACGACATGCTGGTGCCCTGGCAGCGTTCCCGGCACTTGGCCGAGCACTTGCCCAACGCCAAATTGGTGGTGCTCGAATACGGCGGACACGCCTCGAGCGTCAGCGACCCACAACCCTTTCATCACGCTGTGCTGGACTACTTTCAAGGACTCTCACTATGA
- a CDS encoding membrane protein encodes MNPLIVLRDSFYFFRINLWAIIRLCLPLVVCETLVRELVTQASSADVTVMYDVAVGLLFYPLYTAALILFLDARTDGYEPQGRHLLSQALHLWPRFALMAAISTLLIMFGMWLFVLPGLYLMIKLSFAEYLLVLRNLTPLQAMRESFDMTKGKFWPILFTLLSIMIPLWLLDGLSAMAWSDAQPTPVRLLVDSVNSFLQLLPTVVLFRLFMLMSKPD; translated from the coding sequence ATGAACCCGCTGATCGTATTGCGCGACTCGTTCTATTTCTTCCGCATCAACCTGTGGGCGATCATTCGCCTGTGCCTGCCACTGGTGGTCTGCGAGACCCTGGTACGCGAACTGGTGACCCAGGCCAGCAGCGCCGACGTCACGGTCATGTACGACGTCGCCGTGGGCCTGCTGTTCTATCCGTTGTACACCGCGGCGCTGATCCTGTTCCTCGATGCCCGCACCGATGGCTATGAACCCCAGGGCCGGCACCTGCTCAGCCAGGCCCTGCACCTGTGGCCGCGCTTCGCCCTCATGGCGGCCATCAGCACCCTGCTGATCATGTTCGGCATGTGGTTGTTCGTGTTGCCGGGGCTGTACCTGATGATCAAGCTGTCGTTCGCCGAATACCTGCTGGTACTGCGCAACCTCACCCCGCTGCAGGCCATGCGCGAAAGCTTCGACATGACCAAGGGCAAGTTCTGGCCCATCCTGTTCACCCTGCTGTCGATCATGATCCCACTGTGGCTGCTCGACGGCCTCAGTGCCATGGCCTGGAGCGACGCCCAGCCCACGCCGGTGCGGCTGCTGGTCGACAGCGTCAACAGCTTTCTGCAGTTGCTGCCCACCGTCGTGCTGTTCCGCCTGTTCATGCTGATGAGCAAGCCTGACTGA